Proteins encoded together in one Variovorax paradoxus window:
- a CDS encoding heavy-metal-associated domain-containing protein produces MSQKFQVAGMSCGHCVNAVQNAVQTVDPEAQVTVDLETGHVDVLSAQPRQDIVAAIENAGYRVQ; encoded by the coding sequence ATGAGCCAGAAATTCCAGGTCGCGGGCATGAGCTGCGGCCACTGCGTCAACGCAGTGCAAAACGCGGTGCAGACGGTCGATCCCGAAGCGCAGGTCACCGTCGATCTTGAAACGGGCCATGTCGACGTGCTGAGCGCGCAGCCTCGCCAGGACATCGTCGCCGCCATCGAAAACGCCGGATACAGGGTGCAATGA
- the creC gene encoding two-component system sensor histidine kinase CreC, protein MSRRTRIFIGILLIYTAGIAFLLYRVVSDIDPRYRESAEESLVETSQLIASLVEQDVIAGAINTARLEPLFRTVYAREFSAQIYNLHKNRVELRVYVTDRSGRVMFDSLGRHLGADYSQWSDVSRTLAGLYGARTSRDVDGDPRTSVMYVGAPIRWNNEIVGMVSVGKPVQSFGQFVEDARARTLWVGVGSGLALLLLAIIVSVWLVRPFGLISDYWTWVRAQRTLSVSRMARRAVDAVRTGFSEMRDALTGRNYVADYVQTFTHEVKSPLSAIRGAAELLQEPSMPHAERERFLKNIERETQRIQEIVDRMMELTALETRRGLDRTEPVALASLIEDVALSAQPAAAKRSIAVRVNIRTDASAEGDPFLLRRAISNLLDNAIDFSPQGSEVLLTLETTSKLARVTVRDHGPGIPDYAQEKVFQKFYSLARPHSQKKSTGLGLAFVKEIAALHRGRIELGNAARGGAVATLTLPLLPSSHH, encoded by the coding sequence GTGAGCCGCCGCACGCGGATATTCATCGGCATCCTGCTGATCTACACCGCGGGCATCGCGTTTTTGCTCTACCGCGTGGTGTCGGACATCGATCCGCGCTACCGCGAATCGGCGGAAGAGTCGCTGGTCGAAACCTCGCAGCTCATTGCCAGCCTGGTCGAGCAGGACGTGATTGCCGGCGCCATCAACACCGCGCGGCTCGAGCCGCTGTTTCGCACCGTCTACGCGCGCGAGTTCTCCGCCCAGATCTACAACCTGCACAAGAACCGCGTCGAACTGCGCGTGTACGTCACAGACCGCAGCGGCCGCGTGATGTTCGATTCGCTCGGCAGGCACCTGGGCGCCGACTACTCGCAGTGGAGCGACGTGAGCCGCACGCTCGCGGGGCTGTATGGCGCGCGCACGTCGCGCGACGTCGATGGCGATCCGCGTACCTCGGTGATGTACGTGGGCGCGCCGATCCGCTGGAACAACGAGATCGTCGGCATGGTGAGCGTGGGCAAGCCGGTGCAGAGCTTCGGCCAGTTCGTGGAAGACGCGCGCGCCCGCACGCTGTGGGTGGGCGTGGGTTCGGGCCTGGCGCTGTTGCTGCTGGCGATCATCGTCTCGGTGTGGCTGGTACGGCCGTTCGGGTTGATATCGGACTACTGGACGTGGGTGCGCGCGCAGCGCACGTTGAGCGTATCGCGCATGGCGCGCCGCGCGGTCGATGCGGTGCGCACCGGCTTCAGCGAAATGCGCGATGCGCTCACCGGCCGCAACTACGTGGCCGACTACGTGCAGACCTTCACGCATGAAGTGAAGAGCCCGCTGTCAGCGATTCGCGGTGCGGCCGAACTGCTGCAGGAGCCTTCGATGCCGCATGCGGAGCGCGAGCGCTTCCTGAAGAACATCGAGCGCGAAACGCAGCGCATCCAGGAGATCGTCGATCGCATGATGGAGCTCACCGCGCTCGAGACCCGGCGCGGACTCGACCGCACCGAGCCGGTGGCGCTGGCTTCGCTGATCGAGGACGTGGCCCTCAGCGCGCAGCCCGCGGCAGCCAAGCGCAGCATTGCTGTACGCGTGAACATTCGCACCGATGCGAGCGCCGAGGGCGATCCGTTCCTGCTGCGGCGCGCCATCAGCAACCTGCTGGACAACGCCATCGATTTTTCACCGCAGGGCAGCGAGGTGCTGCTCACGCTGGAAACCACCTCGAAGCTCGCGCGCGTGACCGTGCGCGACCATGGCCCGGGCATTCCGGACTACGCGCAGGAAAAAGTCTTCCAGAAGTTCTATTCGCTCGCGCGGCCGCACAGCCAGAAGAAGAGCACCGGCCTCGGGCTTGCCTTTGTGAAAGAGATTGCCGCGCTGCACCGCGGGCGCATCGAGCTTGGCAATGCGGCGCGCGGCGGCGCGGTGGCCACCCTCACCTTGCCGCTCTTGCCGTCGTCACATCACTGA
- the creD gene encoding cell envelope integrity protein CreD — MFQLFKALQSSMLVKVAGLLLLTLLLCIPLAEINSINRERGRSQREAAEELAATYASAQTMVGPVLLVPYVERWMEPQRNAQGKVIGQEARSKEMAHAVFPDKLHIEGSMTPQERYRGIFKIPFYTLNATLGGGFAAFDPKSVAHSEADSRIEFKAPFVVFYVSDLRGLDGSPSIAMNGEGLRFRQRVPGLADNSWLADGVHAPLTGAALAAWESKAPMPFEMKVGLVGQDTLSMVPIAEETTAHLSSPWAHPSFGGRFLAAKRDVTPQGFDAHWRVSSLVTSAREQVRAGLSDRDDRSAAATATAAATAGHASRNLGPLQTFDVSLAQPINVYSMSTRAGKYGALFIGLVIMAAFMFELFRRQRMHPVQYGLVGLSIALFFLLLLALSEKLAFWLAYASAAGASVLLLAIYFSAVLQSWKRGAGFGAYVAVLYGALYGLLASESNALLLGALLTFGMLTVLMLATRKVDWYALSAGNPRTPEPVSPALAPSV, encoded by the coding sequence ATGTTCCAGTTGTTCAAGGCCCTGCAGAGCTCCATGCTGGTCAAGGTGGCGGGCCTGCTCTTGCTCACGCTCCTGCTGTGCATTCCATTGGCCGAAATCAATTCGATCAACCGCGAGCGCGGCCGCAGCCAGCGGGAGGCTGCCGAAGAGCTTGCCGCCACCTACGCGAGCGCACAGACCATGGTGGGCCCGGTGCTGCTGGTGCCATATGTCGAGCGCTGGATGGAGCCGCAGCGCAATGCGCAAGGCAAGGTGATCGGCCAGGAGGCGCGCAGCAAGGAAATGGCCCACGCGGTGTTTCCCGACAAGCTGCACATCGAAGGTTCGATGACGCCGCAGGAGCGCTACAGGGGCATCTTCAAGATTCCGTTCTATACGCTCAACGCCACCCTCGGCGGCGGCTTCGCGGCCTTCGACCCCAAGTCGGTGGCGCACAGCGAGGCTGATTCCCGCATCGAGTTCAAGGCGCCTTTCGTCGTCTTCTACGTGAGCGACCTGCGCGGGCTCGACGGTTCGCCTTCCATCGCGATGAACGGAGAAGGCCTGCGTTTCAGGCAGCGCGTGCCCGGCCTGGCCGACAACAGCTGGCTGGCCGATGGGGTCCACGCGCCGCTCACCGGCGCCGCGCTTGCCGCATGGGAATCGAAGGCACCGATGCCTTTCGAAATGAAGGTCGGCCTTGTCGGGCAAGACACGCTCTCGATGGTGCCGATTGCCGAAGAGACCACCGCCCACCTGAGTTCGCCATGGGCGCACCCGAGCTTCGGCGGCCGTTTTCTCGCCGCGAAGCGCGACGTGACGCCGCAGGGTTTCGATGCGCACTGGCGCGTGTCGTCGCTGGTGACCTCGGCGCGCGAGCAGGTGCGCGCCGGACTGTCGGACCGCGATGATCGCAGCGCTGCTGCCACTGCCACCGCCGCGGCGACAGCCGGCCATGCGTCGCGCAACCTCGGCCCGCTGCAGACATTCGACGTGTCGCTCGCGCAGCCCATCAACGTGTATTCGATGAGCACGCGTGCCGGCAAGTACGGCGCGCTCTTCATCGGCCTGGTGATCATGGCCGCCTTCATGTTCGAGCTGTTCCGCAGGCAGCGCATGCACCCGGTGCAATACGGGTTGGTCGGCCTCTCGATTGCGCTGTTTTTCCTGCTGCTGCTGGCGCTGTCCGAGAAGCTGGCTTTCTGGCTCGCTTATGCCAGCGCGGCCGGCGCGAGCGTGCTGCTGCTCGCTATTTATTTCAGCGCCGTTTTGCAAAGCTGGAAGCGCGGCGCGGGCTTCGGGGCCTATGTCGCGGTACTCTATGGCGCGCTCTACGGCCTGCTGGCATCGGAAAGCAATGCCCTTCTGCTCGGCGCCCTGCTGACATTTGGCATGCTCACGGTGCTGATGCTCGCCACGCGCAAGGTCGACTGGTATGCGTTGTCCGCCGGGAACCCCCGAACGCCCGAACCAGTCTCACCTGCACTGGCTCCGTCCGTGTAA
- a CDS encoding penicillin-binding protein 1A, whose translation MDDSSPSTEPARSERSMRLRRMARWSAIVGGSAALVLLVAAGVAVAVISPRLPDISELADYRPKLPLRVYTVEGTLIGEFGEERRTLTPFANIPKVMKDAVLAVEDARFYDHGGIDYKGFARAAVASLKGGRKQGASTITMQVARNVYLSSERTLSRKTYEILLALRLEQQLTKDQILEIYLNQIYLGNRAYGFAAASEAYFGKPLQNITTAEAAMLAGLPKAPGANNPVANPRRARARQLYVIDRMQETGFITAEQAAEAKKEELHLRDAADPNRLHAEYVAETVRQMMYAQYGDSIYTSGMKVYTSLVAADQAAAYKSLRKGIMDYERRQPYRGPERFIDLPSDAKEADEAVDDALAEHPDNGDVMAAVVLEASTKEINAVRANGETVQITGEGLRPAQSGLAAKAPPNIKIRRGAVIRVAKTPKNTWEITQLPEVEGAFIAMDPRTGAIKSLVGGFDFGKNKFNHVTQAWRQPGSSFKPFIYSAALEKGFTPATIVNDAPMYFEPSTPGGQPWEPKNFDGGFEGPMPLRTALMKSKNLVTIRLLQSIGAPYAQDWITRFGFDKDKHPAYLPMALGAGSVTPMQMATAYSVFANGGYRVNPYLVTRVTDLRDKVLLETETPVLDETRRAIPERNAFIMDSMLQSVVKGGTAARAYQALKRDDLFGKTGTTNDSFDTWFAGFQPTTVGIAWIGYDTPRQLGVRGETGGSLSLPIWIGYMQTALKGVPVSKVAEPAGVVNIDGEWYFDDFAPGRGVASLGVENTEAATPSAEELSGVPLGPPPQPEERNRILDFFR comes from the coding sequence ATGGACGATTCCTCTCCTTCCACAGAACCGGCGCGCTCCGAGCGCTCGATGCGGCTGCGGCGCATGGCGCGGTGGAGCGCCATCGTGGGCGGTTCGGCCGCGCTGGTTCTGCTGGTGGCCGCCGGGGTGGCGGTGGCCGTCATCTCGCCGCGCCTTCCCGACATTTCGGAGCTTGCCGACTACCGGCCCAAGCTGCCGCTGCGCGTGTACACGGTCGAAGGTACGCTCATTGGCGAGTTTGGCGAAGAGCGCCGCACGCTCACGCCGTTTGCCAACATTCCAAAGGTGATGAAAGACGCCGTGCTGGCCGTGGAAGACGCGCGCTTCTACGACCATGGCGGCATCGACTACAAGGGCTTTGCGCGCGCGGCGGTGGCCAGCCTGAAGGGCGGCCGCAAGCAGGGCGCATCGACCATCACCATGCAGGTGGCGCGCAATGTGTACCTCAGCTCCGAGCGCACGCTGAGCCGCAAGACCTACGAGATCTTGCTGGCGCTGCGGCTCGAGCAGCAGCTCACCAAGGACCAGATCCTGGAGATCTACCTGAACCAGATCTACCTGGGCAACCGCGCCTATGGCTTTGCGGCGGCGTCGGAGGCGTATTTCGGCAAGCCGCTGCAGAACATCACCACGGCCGAGGCCGCGATGCTGGCCGGACTGCCGAAGGCACCTGGCGCCAACAACCCGGTGGCCAACCCTCGCCGCGCCCGCGCACGCCAGCTCTATGTGATCGACCGCATGCAGGAGACCGGCTTCATCACCGCCGAGCAGGCGGCTGAAGCCAAGAAGGAAGAACTGCACCTGCGCGATGCGGCCGACCCCAACCGGCTGCATGCCGAGTACGTGGCCGAGACGGTGCGCCAGATGATGTATGCCCAGTATGGCGACAGCATCTACACCAGCGGCATGAAGGTCTACACCTCGCTGGTTGCGGCCGACCAGGCGGCAGCCTACAAGTCGCTTCGCAAGGGCATCATGGACTACGAGCGGCGCCAGCCCTACCGCGGGCCCGAGCGCTTCATCGACCTGCCGAGCGACGCCAAGGAGGCCGACGAGGCGGTGGACGATGCGCTGGCCGAACATCCCGACAACGGCGACGTGATGGCGGCGGTGGTGCTGGAGGCCAGCACCAAGGAAATCAACGCGGTGCGCGCCAACGGCGAAACCGTTCAGATCACCGGCGAGGGCCTGCGCCCTGCGCAGTCGGGCCTTGCCGCAAAGGCGCCGCCGAACATCAAGATTCGCCGCGGCGCGGTGATCCGGGTGGCGAAGACGCCGAAGAACACCTGGGAGATCACCCAGCTGCCCGAGGTCGAGGGCGCCTTCATTGCCATGGACCCGCGTACCGGTGCCATCAAGTCGCTGGTGGGCGGCTTCGACTTCGGCAAGAACAAGTTCAACCATGTCACGCAGGCCTGGCGCCAGCCGGGTTCGAGCTTCAAGCCGTTCATCTATTCGGCCGCGCTCGAGAAGGGCTTTACGCCGGCCACCATCGTCAACGACGCGCCCATGTACTTCGAGCCCAGCACCCCGGGCGGCCAGCCCTGGGAACCGAAGAATTTCGATGGCGGCTTCGAGGGGCCGATGCCGCTGCGCACCGCGCTCATGAAGTCGAAGAACCTCGTGACCATTCGCCTGCTTCAGTCCATTGGTGCGCCGTATGCGCAAGACTGGATCACCAGGTTCGGCTTCGACAAGGACAAGCATCCCGCCTACCTGCCCATGGCGCTGGGTGCGGGCTCGGTCACGCCGATGCAAATGGCCACTGCCTACTCGGTGTTTGCCAACGGTGGCTACCGCGTCAATCCGTACCTGGTCACGCGCGTGACCGATCTGCGCGACAAGGTGCTGCTCGAAACCGAAACGCCGGTGCTCGACGAAACGCGCCGCGCCATTCCCGAGCGCAATGCATTCATCATGGATTCAATGCTGCAGAGCGTGGTGAAGGGCGGCACCGCCGCACGCGCCTACCAGGCACTCAAGCGCGACGACCTGTTCGGCAAGACCGGCACCACCAACGATTCGTTCGACACCTGGTTTGCGGGCTTCCAGCCCACCACGGTGGGCATTGCATGGATCGGATACGACACGCCGCGCCAACTGGGCGTGCGAGGCGAAACCGGTGGCAGCCTCAGCCTGCCGATCTGGATCGGCTACATGCAGACTGCGCTCAAGGGCGTGCCGGTGAGCAAAGTTGCCGAACCCGCGGGCGTGGTCAACATCGACGGCGAGTGGTACTTCGACGACTTCGCGCCGGGCCGCGGCGTGGCGAGCCTGGGCGTCGAAAACACAGAAGCGGCAACGCCGTCAGCCGAAGAACTCTCGGGTGTGCCGCTGGGCCCGCCGCCCCAGCCCGAGGAACGCAACCGCATTCTCGATTTCTTCCGGTAG
- a CDS encoding YcjF family protein, with protein sequence MTPTETKAIVTLGLLSAFVDGEKHERERAEIKRIAEGLSQADGVNLPTLYQDVLMKRVSLASVASELQSTESKQLAYEMAVCVCDADGTQSEAERMFLADVRTSLGLDASAAQFSRQAEEIAAVPVAATGAAAAAAQVPVAASVTASPDSAELDKSILNAAILNGALELLPETLSTMAIIPLQMKLVYRIGKAHGYELDSGHVKDFLATVGVGLTSQYLEQAGRKLLGGLLGKMGGGMLRGLGNQAVSSGMSFASTYALGHVAKRYYAGGRTLSTQMLKDTFAGVMQEGKGLQTQYLPAIQEKARTLDAGKVLSLVRGA encoded by the coding sequence GTGACACCTACCGAAACCAAGGCCATCGTGACCCTCGGCCTCCTGTCCGCCTTTGTCGACGGCGAAAAGCACGAGCGCGAACGCGCGGAAATCAAGCGCATCGCAGAAGGCCTTTCGCAAGCGGACGGGGTGAACCTGCCCACGCTCTACCAGGACGTGCTGATGAAGCGGGTTTCGCTGGCTTCGGTCGCCAGTGAGCTGCAAAGCACCGAATCGAAGCAGCTGGCCTATGAAATGGCGGTGTGCGTGTGCGACGCGGACGGCACGCAATCGGAGGCGGAGCGCATGTTCCTGGCCGACGTGCGCACCTCGCTGGGTCTCGACGCCTCGGCCGCCCAGTTCTCGCGCCAGGCGGAGGAAATTGCCGCGGTGCCGGTGGCGGCCACCGGTGCCGCAGCGGCAGCTGCGCAAGTGCCCGTGGCTGCGTCCGTCACTGCATCGCCCGACAGCGCCGAGCTCGACAAATCCATTCTCAATGCGGCCATCCTCAACGGCGCGCTCGAGCTGCTGCCGGAAACGCTCTCGACCATGGCGATCATTCCGCTGCAGATGAAGCTGGTCTACCGCATCGGCAAGGCCCATGGCTACGAGCTCGACAGCGGCCACGTCAAGGATTTTCTGGCGACGGTCGGCGTGGGCCTGACTTCGCAGTACCTGGAGCAGGCCGGGCGCAAGCTGCTCGGCGGCCTGCTCGGCAAGATGGGCGGGGGCATGTTGCGCGGCCTCGGCAACCAGGCGGTGAGTTCGGGCATGAGCTTCGCCTCGACCTATGCGCTGGGGCACGTGGCCAAACGCTACTACGCCGGAGGCCGCACGCTTTCCACGCAGATGCTGAAGGACACCTTCGCGGGCGTGATGCAGGAAGGCAAGGGCCTGCAGACCCAATACCTGCCCGCCATCCAGGAGAAAGCCCGCACGCTCGACGCCGGCAAGGTGCTGTCGCTCGTCAGAGGAGCCTGA
- a CDS encoding GNAT family N-acetyltransferase, translating into MKQRAKRYRTGYAGSLIRIRRQPATMRRLATPQDLEAVFSIYMHERVVPFLGYDPMPLDEFSAIYKELVDSRSFYIYEDDGRVAGFYRATRYPGRVRHVACFGTLAVDPALHGKGIAHAMVSDAIAHLKADGVKRIELYVESDNAPGLRFYKKLGFEHEGTLRKFYKRADEAEYIDDQLLALLID; encoded by the coding sequence CTGAAGCAGCGCGCAAAGCGATACCGGACTGGGTATGCTGGCAGCCTCATTCGCATCCGCAGACAACCAGCCACCATGCGCCGGCTCGCAACACCTCAAGATCTCGAAGCGGTCTTCTCCATCTACATGCACGAGCGGGTCGTGCCCTTTCTCGGCTACGACCCGATGCCGCTGGATGAATTTAGCGCCATCTACAAGGAGCTGGTCGACAGCCGCAGCTTCTACATCTATGAAGACGACGGCCGCGTGGCGGGCTTCTACCGCGCAACACGCTACCCCGGCCGCGTGCGGCATGTTGCCTGCTTCGGCACGCTGGCGGTCGATCCGGCGCTGCATGGCAAGGGCATTGCGCACGCAATGGTGAGCGATGCCATCGCGCATTTGAAAGCCGACGGCGTGAAGCGCATCGAGCTTTATGTGGAAAGCGACAACGCGCCCGGGCTGCGCTTCTACAAGAAACTCGGTTTCGAGCACGAAGGCACGCTGCGCAAGTTCTACAAGCGTGCGGACGAGGCCGAATACATCGACGACCAGTTGCTTGCGCTACTGATCGACTGA
- the cueR gene encoding Cu(I)-responsive transcriptional regulator, whose amino-acid sequence MSSFGTVSIGEAARLSGVSARMVRHYEGLGLLPAVPRTESGYRQYGDADIHTLRFIKRSRDLGFSMEEIAELVGLWHNRRRTSSSVKRVAQKHLDELEQRIADMQSMRSTLAHLVHCCHGDARPDCPILDDLAK is encoded by the coding sequence ATGAGCAGTTTCGGAACCGTGAGCATCGGAGAGGCGGCGCGGCTCTCGGGCGTTTCGGCACGCATGGTGCGGCACTACGAAGGCCTGGGCCTGCTGCCCGCGGTGCCGCGCACCGAAAGCGGCTACCGGCAATACGGCGACGCCGACATCCATACGCTGCGCTTCATCAAGCGCTCGCGCGATCTCGGTTTTTCGATGGAAGAAATTGCCGAACTGGTCGGGCTATGGCACAACCGACGGCGTACCAGTTCGAGCGTGAAGCGCGTGGCGCAAAAGCACTTGGACGAACTGGAGCAGCGCATCGCCGATATGCAGTCGATGCGCAGCACGCTCGCGCACCTGGTGCATTGCTGCCATGGCGACGCGCGCCCCGACTGCCCCATCCTCGACGACCTCGCGAAATAG
- the creB gene encoding two-component system response regulator CreB: MSFKPRILIAEDESGIADTLQYVLKSDGFTPVWCATAEEAIAQFAQEPPALAILDVGLPDLNGFELFKRLRALNQSQGGTEVPMLFLTARSDEIDRVVGLELGADDYIAKPFSPRELVARVRTILRRSARAAPGGPAAANNGGLPQIPAAAAPASSQPAAMPFALDNERMQIRYYGRLLELSRYEYGLLRLLVQRPGRVFTRDELLQLVWDDASDSFDRTVDAHVKTLRAKLKAVAPDVEPIRTLRGTGYALNEELPQTP; the protein is encoded by the coding sequence ATGAGTTTCAAACCCCGGATCCTGATCGCCGAAGACGAATCGGGCATTGCCGACACGCTGCAGTACGTGCTGAAGAGCGATGGCTTCACGCCGGTCTGGTGCGCAACGGCCGAAGAGGCCATCGCGCAGTTCGCGCAGGAGCCACCGGCGTTGGCCATACTGGATGTCGGCCTGCCCGACCTCAACGGATTCGAGCTGTTCAAGCGCCTGCGGGCGCTGAACCAGTCGCAGGGCGGCACCGAGGTGCCCATGCTGTTTCTCACCGCGCGAAGCGACGAAATCGACCGCGTGGTCGGGCTGGAGCTCGGTGCCGACGACTACATCGCCAAGCCCTTCTCGCCGCGCGAACTGGTGGCGCGGGTGCGCACCATCCTGCGGCGCAGCGCACGAGCGGCCCCAGGAGGCCCCGCAGCGGCAAACAATGGGGGTCTCCCTCAAATTCCGGCTGCGGCGGCTCCAGCGAGCTCTCAGCCTGCCGCAATGCCGTTTGCGCTGGACAACGAGCGCATGCAAATCCGCTACTACGGGCGGCTGCTCGAGCTCTCGCGCTACGAATACGGCCTGCTGCGGCTCCTGGTGCAGCGGCCGGGCCGAGTTTTTACGCGCGACGAGCTGCTGCAGCTGGTCTGGGACGATGCGAGCGACAGTTTCGACCGCACGGTCGATGCGCATGTGAAGACCTTGCGCGCCAAGCTCAAGGCCGTGGCGCCCGACGTGGAGCCGATCCGCACGCTGCGCGGCACCGGCTACGCGCTGAACGAAGAACTGCCCCAGACGCCGTGA
- a CDS encoding heavy metal translocating P-type ATPase: protein MENLQHYPFNPMSTLDLSVGGMTCASCVMRVERALKSVPGVQDVSVNLATESARVVAADGEDMDARLRRAVRAAGYEPRAAGNTADEAAAVSPWHGFGPVGIGLLLSMPLLAPMLGQPFGHDWMLPPWVQLLLAAPVQFWLGARFYRAGWHAAKAGTGNMDLLVALGTSAAFGLSLWLWWRAATGEHAGHGAVPHLYFEASAVVITLVLLGKWLEARAKRQATSAIRALQQLRPEVAHLVGQRGETDVPLAEVMVGDRLAVRPGERVPADARVVEGQSEVDESMLTGEPLPVAKGPGDALTGGAVNGDGRMVVEVRAVGAESVLARIIRLVEDAQAAKAPIQRLVDQVAAVFVPVVLLVALATLAGWLLAGAGIEVAMIHAVAVLVIACPCALGLATPVAVMAGTGVAARRGILIKDARALEVAHRVGTVAFDKTGTLTLGRPVLTALVPVGDPGDEAGLLATAASLQGGSEHPLARAVVAAALQRGLQVPRLGTMQAMPGRGVRGDVNGEQWAIASLRWCAELGAVLDAAQVERLHAQGATVSALLRFDEAGAAQVQALLAFADEPKPEAAQAVRTLRARGLRVVMISGDNVRAAQAMAARLGIAAADVRADVLPADKAAQVSALREEGHVVAMVGDGANDAPALAAADVGIAMAPSGGGTDVAMEAAAITLMRGDLALVAEAFELSARTVAKIRQNLFWAFAYNVAGIPLAAFGLLSPVVAGGAMALSSVSVMANALLLRRWKP, encoded by the coding sequence ATGGAAAATCTGCAGCACTACCCTTTCAACCCCATGAGCACCCTGGATCTTTCCGTTGGCGGCATGACTTGCGCATCGTGCGTGATGCGCGTGGAGCGTGCGCTCAAGAGCGTGCCCGGCGTGCAGGACGTCAGCGTGAACCTGGCGACCGAGTCGGCGCGCGTGGTGGCGGCCGACGGCGAAGACATGGATGCCCGCTTGCGCCGCGCCGTGCGCGCCGCGGGCTACGAACCGCGCGCGGCCGGCAATACAGCTGACGAGGCCGCGGCGGTATCGCCGTGGCACGGCTTCGGTCCGGTGGGCATCGGGCTCCTGCTCTCCATGCCGTTGCTGGCACCCATGCTGGGGCAACCCTTCGGCCATGACTGGATGCTTCCGCCATGGGTGCAGCTGCTGCTGGCGGCGCCGGTGCAATTCTGGCTGGGTGCGCGTTTCTATCGTGCGGGCTGGCATGCCGCAAAGGCCGGCACCGGCAACATGGACCTGCTGGTGGCGCTTGGCACCAGCGCGGCCTTCGGGCTGTCGCTCTGGCTCTGGTGGCGCGCGGCCACGGGCGAGCACGCGGGGCATGGCGCCGTACCGCACCTCTACTTCGAGGCGTCGGCCGTGGTGATCACGCTGGTGCTGCTCGGAAAGTGGCTCGAAGCGCGCGCCAAGCGGCAGGCCACCTCGGCCATTCGCGCGCTGCAGCAATTGCGGCCCGAGGTGGCGCACCTTGTCGGCCAACGCGGCGAAACCGATGTACCGCTGGCCGAAGTGATGGTGGGCGACCGGCTCGCGGTGAGGCCTGGCGAACGCGTGCCGGCCGATGCGCGCGTGGTCGAAGGGCAGTCCGAAGTCGATGAATCGATGCTCACCGGCGAACCGCTGCCGGTGGCCAAGGGCCCCGGCGATGCGCTCACGGGCGGTGCCGTCAACGGCGATGGCCGCATGGTCGTCGAGGTGAGGGCAGTCGGTGCCGAAAGCGTGCTCGCGCGCATCATCCGCCTGGTCGAGGACGCGCAGGCTGCGAAGGCGCCAATCCAGCGGCTGGTCGACCAGGTGGCGGCCGTGTTCGTGCCTGTGGTGCTGTTGGTTGCGCTCGCCACTCTGGCCGGCTGGCTGCTGGCGGGCGCCGGTATCGAGGTTGCAATGATCCACGCCGTGGCCGTGCTGGTCATTGCCTGCCCGTGTGCGCTAGGGCTCGCAACGCCAGTTGCGGTGATGGCCGGCACAGGCGTTGCGGCGCGCCGCGGCATTCTCATCAAGGATGCACGCGCGCTGGAGGTTGCGCACCGGGTCGGCACCGTGGCCTTCGACAAAACAGGCACGCTGACGCTCGGCCGCCCGGTGCTGACGGCGCTTGTTCCCGTCGGAGATCCCGGCGACGAAGCCGGACTGCTTGCAACTGCCGCGAGCCTGCAAGGCGGCAGCGAACATCCGCTGGCGCGCGCCGTGGTTGCTGCCGCCTTGCAACGCGGGTTGCAGGTGCCGCGCCTGGGCACGATGCAGGCAATGCCCGGCCGCGGCGTTCGCGGCGACGTGAATGGCGAGCAGTGGGCCATCGCGAGCCTGCGCTGGTGCGCTGAACTGGGCGCCGTTCTCGACGCCGCGCAGGTCGAGCGCCTGCACGCGCAGGGTGCCACCGTGTCGGCGCTGTTGCGCTTCGATGAGGCAGGCGCGGCGCAGGTACAGGCCTTGCTGGCCTTTGCCGACGAGCCGAAGCCAGAGGCCGCGCAAGCCGTTCGCACATTGCGTGCGCGAGGTCTGCGCGTGGTGATGATCTCGGGCGACAACGTGCGTGCTGCCCAAGCCATGGCGGCTCGGCTGGGCATTGCGGCCGCGGACGTGCGCGCCGATGTGCTGCCTGCCGACAAGGCAGCGCAGGTCAGCGCACTGCGCGAAGAGGGCCATGTGGTTGCGATGGTGGGCGACGGCGCCAACGATGCACCCGCGCTCGCCGCAGCCGATGTCGGCATTGCAATGGCGCCTTCGGGTGGCGGCACCGACGTGGCAATGGAAGCTGCGGCCATCACGCTGATGCGCGGCGACCTGGCGCTGGTGGCCGAGGCGTTCGAGCTTTCGGCGCGCACGGTGGCCAAGATCAGGCAGAACCTGTTCTGGGCCTTTGCCTACAACGTGGCCGGCATTCCGCTCGCGGCGTTCGGGCTGCTGAGCCCCGTGGTGGCAGGTGGGGCCATGGCACTCTCGAGCGTCAGCGTCATGGCCAATGCGCTTCTGCTGCGGCGCTGGAAGCCTTGA